In Ostrinia nubilalis chromosome 12, ilOstNubi1.1, whole genome shotgun sequence, one DNA window encodes the following:
- the LOC135076818 gene encoding collagen alpha-2(I) chain-like — MDANILLSVFIVILTVGICKTAEFPHGSTVAEIFDGHKKHPVKIGTCKLDARDIKDWKIIGQKGEKGDTGEQGEQGLAGIRGLKGPPGRNGLPGVNGTKGEKGDTGLDGPIGLKGEPGSIGPSGNPGLDGKCPERCPYPYPEPSLGKGPEGKNGIGTEYQPANNLCHTIIDPIEGGTKSIGDTIWVRPEDRFQVKCDKVNHMTCLPLSPTTEHDKYVVNETEPFWLSKRNFDLKKFYNMSMDRIAWLQKRSTQVKQVIRYHCKNSYVIDQPGTALVLKGWNDITIGHETTDYSPLTYAFLNDNHECTPDAPKTEWKHSDIMIKSKIARRLPIIDFRIKDIRKESQSFYLELRELCFG, encoded by the exons ATGGACGCAAATATATTATTGAGTGTGTTCATTGTAATATTGACAGTTG GTATTTGCAAAACTGCTGAATTCCCCCATGGAAGTACTGTAGCG GAAATTTTCGATGGACACAAAAAGCATCCTGTCAAAATAG GCACGTGTAAATTAGATGCG AGAGATATAAAAGATTGGAAAATTATCGGACAAAAAGGCGAAAAG GGAGACACAGGCGAACAGGGCGAGCAAGGACTTGCTGGAATACGAGGATTAAAA gGACCACCAGGACGAAATGGACTACCAGGTGTAAATGGTACAAAAGGAGAGAAGGGTGATact GGTCTTGATGGTCCGATTGGTCTGAAAGGAGAGCcg GGCAGCATAGGCCCATCTGGAAATCCTGGACTGGATGGGAAGTGCCCAGAACGTTGTCCTTACCCTTATCCTG AACCTTCTTTGGGAAAAGGGCCTGAGGGCAAAAATGGTATAGGCACTGAATACCAACCAGCTAATAATTTGTGTCATACAATTATTGATCCAATAGAAGGGGGCACTAAGAGTATTGGAG ATACAATTTGGGTGCGACCTGAAGACAGATTTCAAGTAAAATGTGACAAGGTCAATCATATGACGTGTCTCCCCTTATCACCGACAACAGAACACGACAAATACGTTGTTAATGAAACCGAACCGTTTTGGCTAAGTAAAAGAAATTTTGATTTgaagaaattttataat atGTCTATGGACCGTATCGCTTGGTTACAAAAGAGATCTACGCAAGTAAAGCAAGTAATAAGGTATCATTGCAAAAATTCATACGTCATTGACCAACCTGGGACAGCTTTAGTTTTAAAGGGTTGGAACGATATTACTATAGGCCATGAAACGACTGATTACAGCCCCTTGACATACGCTTTCCTAAATGATAATCATGAATGTACG cctGATGCCCCCAAAACGGAATGGAAACACTCGGATATTATGATCAAGAGCAAAATTGCTCGCCGTCTGCCAATTATTGACTTTCGTATAAAAGATATCCGCAAAGAGTCGCAGAGCTTCTACTTGGAACTACGTGAATTGTGCTTTGGATGA